A genome region from Nitrospira sp. includes the following:
- a CDS encoding TlpA disulfide reductase family protein produces the protein MTDHTHQSSPNPAPRTGPSRSVVVIAAAAILGVMFLVVWLQSSKYEPLVVGKEAPDFQLPDLNDKQLRLSDYRGKVVFLNFWATWCKPCREEMPSMEVLYKNFEKDGLVILAVSIDRVTTKKEIPPFVKGLNLTFPVLVDSWGQTDKRYKLMGVPETYIIDQQGVLREKVIGPRDWTRLDNLKVLTNLLKPAEKAAQAIPAQEPPTS, from the coding sequence ATGACAGACCATACGCATCAAAGCTCCCCGAATCCCGCGCCGAGGACCGGTCCATCCCGAAGCGTAGTGGTCATTGCCGCTGCAGCCATTCTTGGCGTGATGTTTCTCGTGGTCTGGTTGCAGAGTTCCAAGTACGAACCGTTGGTGGTGGGCAAAGAGGCGCCGGATTTTCAGTTGCCTGACTTAAACGACAAGCAACTGCGGCTGTCGGACTACCGCGGGAAAGTGGTGTTCTTGAACTTTTGGGCGACCTGGTGCAAACCATGCCGAGAAGAAATGCCTTCGATGGAGGTCCTGTATAAAAACTTTGAGAAGGACGGGCTGGTGATTCTTGCGGTCAGCATCGACCGGGTCACGACGAAGAAGGAGATCCCGCCGTTTGTAAAAGGCCTGAATCTCACATTCCCGGTCTTGGTCGATTCCTGGGGGCAGACCGATAAGCGTTACAAACTCATGGGCGTTCCAGAGACGTATATCATCGACCAGCAGGGAGTGCTTCGCGAGAAAGTGATCGGCCCTCGGGACTGGACCAGATTGGACAACCTCAAGGTACTGACGAACCTGCTTAAGCCTGCGGAGAAGGCCGCGCAGGCGATCCCGGCTCAAGAGCCTCCCACGTCATAA